The following are from one region of the Candidatus Rokuibacteriota bacterium genome:
- a CDS encoding alpha/beta hydrolase: protein MSSLNDTQARTLSVWQNRVRMRVLSKGAGPALVFFHGPWGLHWDPFLDTLSQHFTVHAPEHPGTTPGAPDDIYHLDGLWDLILCYDELLEQMGLEGAAFVGHSFGAMVACEVAAAYPRRASRLALIDPLGLWRDDAPVVNWMMLNPQELPGAIFRDPASAGARVMFAQAEDEEARVTAQVELTWAMGATGKFIWPIPDKGLKKRIHRVKAPTLLIWGAEDRLVPPVYADDFVRHIAGARVETVKEAGHAPHLEQPAAVAELVRNFLRP from the coding sequence ACCCTCTCCGTCTGGCAGAACCGCGTCCGCATGCGCGTGCTTTCGAAGGGCGCCGGCCCCGCGCTCGTCTTCTTCCACGGCCCCTGGGGCCTACACTGGGACCCGTTTTTGGACACGCTGTCCCAGCACTTCACCGTCCACGCCCCCGAACACCCCGGCACCACGCCCGGCGCGCCCGACGACATCTATCATCTGGACGGCCTCTGGGACCTGATCCTCTGCTACGACGAGCTGCTGGAGCAGATGGGCCTCGAGGGCGCGGCCTTCGTGGGCCATTCCTTCGGCGCCATGGTTGCCTGCGAAGTGGCCGCGGCCTACCCGCGCCGCGCCAGCCGCCTGGCCCTCATCGATCCCCTCGGCCTCTGGCGCGACGACGCCCCCGTCGTCAACTGGATGATGCTGAACCCACAGGAGCTGCCCGGCGCGATCTTCCGTGATCCCGCGAGCGCCGGCGCGCGTGTGATGTTCGCCCAGGCAGAGGACGAGGAGGCCCGCGTCACGGCCCAGGTCGAGCTCACCTGGGCCATGGGCGCCACGGGCAAATTCATCTGGCCCATCCCCGACAAGGGCCTGAAGAAGCGCATCCACCGCGTGAAGGCGCCCACGCTCCTGATCTGGGGCGCCGAGGACCGGCTCGTGCCGCCCGTCTACGCCGACGACTTCGTCCGCCACATCGCGGGTGCTCGGGTGGAGACCGTGAAGGAGGCGGGGCACGCGCCCCATCTCGAGCAGCCGGCCGCGGTGGCGGAGCTGGTCCGCAACTTCCTGCGTCCGTAG